ACCCCTTTATTAAAAGAGGCCAAGACATTCGACCTTTCAATCCACAACAGTATGGCACAATCCACGGCAGTACGGCACACTGTTCTTTCCTTCTCTACCATCCCCCGAAAAGAAATTCCAGTTAAGTACATTTTTTTGGCGAAAATAACTTATACTCAAATAGAACCAAGGTCTCGACAGATTACAAAAAGACAGGGGAAACGAGGAAGCCTACATATAGAAAGCAATCATCTACACGTAAACTATCTATAAACGAGTCTCCCGAACACCCGAAATCTATAAACAAACAAACTAATCAAAACCGAAAACTACACAAAAATAAAAGGACGAAAACAAACGAAGTACATGAGAGGAATCACAACAATCAACCTTTAAGACACGCATTTTTCAGTCTACAGCTCATGTAAGTACATGTTCAACCTTCCATTTAAAAAAATTACATCTAACTTTAGGTCGATTAACAGCACAAACAATTACCCTCGTCCCATATTTCAAAGAAGTAAATCATCATAAAATTTATGTAAAACAACAGGACATATGAGCCATTTTCACGTTTAGTTTACTAGAAGACTAGAGAGAGAGAGTCCTTTTAAACTCGAAGGAAAAGGAAAGTATCCAAACTGGATATACTGGCAAGTTGCGAAACGTTTTAAACCATATTTCTAGCCGTCGAGAATGTTTTCCCAGTGATCTTGCAAGTTCTCATGATCATATTTAGTATATTTCTTAgttacaacaatcgcaacaataataaGAAGAATGATCAAAATATCgaataaaaatgaaaaaaataaaacaaTGCACGACAAGTGTTAAAACCTAGACAAACTTGCATTACAAATCTAAAGATAAAAAGATTGTGATACTACATTTTCATAGATTCAATTTCCACAAGAGCATGTAATAATTTAGTTTATTTAAATGTAAGAAAATAAAAATCTCACAAAAGAACTTCAGAACCACTATACATCTTAGGTGATACAATTTGCAGGTTCCAAACAAAAGTTTCACTGAAAACAAAATAGAACATCAAGCTGCACCTTTGAACCTGGCTTCATACTCGTACGGTTGCTGCAATTTCATAACAACACTATTAGACTTCAAAATAACCATATATATCGTTTAAAACAGTAATGATGATAAAGATTAAACATGGGTAGTATTTGAAACAGGTCATACAAATGAGTTGCGAAAAATCAATAACACTATCATCATTTAGTGTACATATCACACAAATTTATATTAGAAATAGAAGGAAAAATACAAGATAAAGAATCAACATAAACAAAGAAACCTTGAAGTACAACCTTCAGAACCTAAAAGAACGTACCAGACCCAAATTAGTTCAGTTTatagttttatattattaataagcttgtGCTGGAATTGGAAACCCAAACTACGATAGAATATGCTTTACCACTACAGGGGTTTGTTTTTTTCCCTTGGTTATCTAGTCATCTTTAACTATATATGTGTTATTTATCTGTGAAAGAAAATTTTATTTCGCGATAATTGAGAATGTAGAAGATGATTTTgttttttcttttaccttttttaattattatatttataaagaCAGACAGCTTGAAAATGGACCGGAGAGTAAACCAGATCTTACTTCAACTCTTGCAAATTAACAATAACAAAGAACCCTTATTAGCAAACAAAGTTATGAGTACCCATTACAACCTGTTTGAACAGTAGTACTGTGGGCCCCGTAGATCATTAGGttaccttttcaaattagccaatattGACTCGCTAGAAATATTAAGACTGCCTAGCTAAACCCAAAATATTATCAAATAGCCCAACCTGACATATTTTATGTGTATTTGGGCCCATAAATGCCTCTTCTAGTCTAGACTTATATTGATTGATTCCCCATTAAAATGAAAACATTATATGATTTCACTTTTAACATATGTTAAACTAAGAAAATTAAAATTTGGCAAAGAAAAAGCATAAGTAAGAGAATTATCATATACTAAGAAAATTGcactatcaacaacaacaacaaaaaaaaaaaaaaagaaaaaaagaaaaaaaataccaAATAAATAGGTGAAATCAATCTGCCTGCAAACCACCTCTTGTGCATCGCCTGTTGAGCTCTGACAGCTGCCTCCACACTCTCAAATCGCAGATACACATAACCAGCACTGTGCCTGTTATACAAAAGAGAGATTGTAGGCCATCATTAACATATTATATTATGTAAGTAAAAAGTACACTTTTTAACAAATGAAATACCATATAAGACGTATATCTTTGATAGTTGGACAAACTTAATATACAAGTCGAACAAAAGTTCATACTAGCAGACCGAAAAACATCTTTAAAACACATACTTGTCAACATAAATATGCTTCACACGTCCATACTTGGAACACTCTTCTTCCACAACATCTTCTATGTCCAAATCAAATTCTGGGTCAGTCTGCAAAAGTTCAATAATTTAGAACATTCTGGAACTTCTGAAATTATAAACTCAAGGTAACTCGTACAAACTACTAATGATCATAACAATGTATTTTCTGCCAAAGTGCTGATGTGGCACCTTAAGGGCAGTTAACTTCAAATTTGACGTATAAACAAGAACTTTGAAACCTTGATGTTTACTCTTTCATGCAATTTTTCCTAATAGAATAATAACAGGCCATAAAAAGAACAAACCTCTGTAGCGGGATCAAACATGTTTTTTAGCAGCAAACATTCGCTAGGGTTTCCAATGGGCTCTGAAACCACGGGAGGAATTATTTGGGTCGGTAAAACAGGACCCGGAACTGCAGCTGGTACACCGATGGGCAAGGCGCCGGGTTGAGTAGACCCATTAACTATAGGTGCTCCAGGGATACTGCCACAACCAACATGTCAACAAGGATTTggtttatttataatttttatttatcataagtttataatttataacaaaaataaaaagaaactgAAAGTCCCAAAAACATACATAGAAGTAATACCACTGCGATCAAGCTTTGCCAAAAGCATCGCTCTTGAAAGAGCATTCAGAGCCTGTACAGAAAAGTTTTAAACAATTAACAATATGCAATCTTGGAAATAAAAGATTTAAGACCTTCAGTTTAGTGTAGTTAGACTCTGGATCAATATTCATAGATTCCAGCTATAAAATCAGCCACATATtaagtatataataataataatctttagaaATTTAAATGTTTATCAAGGGATTCAGACTCACCAAGCCTccaccctcatcatcatcatcatcaaagtctGTTGCTTTTGCTCCAGTGTCTTGAGCAGCAATGTGATCACTAACTAAAAGCTAAATATACTAACATTAAAAGCTAAATATACTAACATTAAAAGCTAAAGAACATACAAAACTTATATTTTCAAGTATATACAAAGTCAATAACCAAATGAGCACACCTTCATTGTCCGCCCAGCAATCTCAAGTATCCCATTTAAACTTTGTGCAGCCTTTGCATGCTCAATTTGAGCAAACTACAAAAATGAAACGGAGGGTTTAATATTCATGTAAATAGTTAACAAACTCTCAATAAAAAACACAACTTAGCTAATACTCACATGAATAAAGCCAAATCCTTTACAGTGCCCTGTCTCAGGATCAGTGGGAAGTTGCACAAGCTCCACAGGTCCAAAGGCTTCAAAAATCTAAAATTACAGCAAAACAAAAAGTTAGTATCAGGCATAACAAGAATAAGAAATAACCAAAATCAGCAGTGTTTAATAATTAGTGTGTATAGTGCATAGACATCTTACCTGTTTGAGCTGCAACTCAGTCATGTTAAAGTGTAAATTTCCAACATATAGTTTCCGATCAACTGCGCCATAGGGGCCTGTGCCCCCACCTGCTGCTCCAGTTGTAGCAGTAGATTGGACAAGGTTCTTCTCAGCTTCTAAACGTTTGATCATCTGTAAAATAATCAACAAAAGTATGAAATCTTCCAGTAATCAACACACAATTACACAATCCTTAAAAGAACTGAACACTAGCCAAGATTACAATCGTAAGAACTAGAATATGTTGAGTATCAAGCAACACTTAACAATCACACGAAAGAGATGAGCAGATTGAGAGAATCAACAGATCAAAACTAAGACGaatcagatgatgatga
This window of the Rutidosis leptorrhynchoides isolate AG116_Rl617_1_P2 chromosome 7, CSIRO_AGI_Rlap_v1, whole genome shotgun sequence genome carries:
- the LOC139857816 gene encoding uncharacterized protein, yielding MIKRLEAEKNLVQSTATTGAAGGGTGPYGAVDRKLYVGNLHFNMTELQLKQIFEAFGPVELVQLPTDPETGHCKGFGFIHFAQIEHAKAAQSLNGILEIAGRTMKVCSFVSDHIAAQDTGAKATDFDDDDDEGGGLALNALSRAMLLAKLDRSGITSIIPGAPIVNGSTQPGALPIGVPAAVPGPVLPTQIIPPVVSEPIGNPSECLLLKNMFDPATETDPEFDLDIEDVVEEECSKYGRVKHIYVDKHSAGYVYLRFESVEAAVRAQQAMHKRWFAGRLISPIYLQPYEYEARFKGAA